One window from the genome of Pyrus communis chromosome 16, drPyrComm1.1, whole genome shotgun sequence encodes:
- the LOC137720599 gene encoding monocopper oxidase-like protein SKS1, translating to MAALSRFSLFTLFSLTCIALLSTLCSAGDPYVFYDFRVSYITASPLGVPQQVIAVNGKFPGPPINATTNNNVVVNVHNELDENLLMTWSGVQMRRNSWQDGVLGTNCPIPPSWNWTYQFQVKDQIGSFFYFPSLNLQRASGGFGSFHINNRAEINVPFNLPAGDIFITIGDWYTQNHTALRTALDAGKDLGMPDGVLINGKGPYQYNNTLVPDGIQYETINVDPGKTYRIRVHNVGISTSLNFRIQNHNLVLAETEGYYTMQQNYTNLDIHVGQSYSFLITMDQNASSDYYIVASARFVNESLWQRVTGVAVLHYSNSKGPASGPLPDPPNDFYDKTWSMNQALSIRQNGSASGARPNPQGSFHYGQINVTDLYVIKTVPPQIIGGKLRATLNGISFANLTTPIRLADKNNVRGAYKLDFPNKPLNRTPRTDISVINATYKGFIEIIFQNNNTAVQSFHLDGYSFFLVGMGFGDWTENSRSAYNKWDAITRSTTQVFPGAWTAVLVSLDNPGVWNLRTQNLDRWYLGQETYLRIVNPEESGETEFGVPNNVLYCGALASRQQEQKHSSATSISRGSSRLLISLLVAFFTLVCTFR from the exons ATGGCGGCTCTGTCGAGGTTCTCTCTGTTTACTCTGTTTTCTCTTACCTGCATTGCTCTGCTCTCAACTCTCTGTTCTGCTGGAGACCCCTACGTCTTCTACGACTTCCGTGTCTCTTACATCACCGCCTCCCCTCTCGGCGTTCCTCAGCAG GTTATAGCAGTTAATGGGAAGTTTCCAGGTCCTCCTATCAATGCTACTACAAATAACAATGTTGTTGTTAATGTACACAATGAATTGGACGAAAATCTCCTGATGACATG GTCTGGGGTTCAAATGCGGCGGAATTCATGGCAGGATGGTGTTCTTGGCACAAATTGTCCGATCCCTCCTTCATGGAATTGGACTTATCAGTTTCAAGTTAAGGACCAGATCGGGAGCTTCTTCTATTTCCCATCTCTTAATTTGCAGAGAGCATCTGGAGGTTTTGGCTCCTTTCATATTAATAACAGGGCAGAAATTAATGTTCCTTTTAATCTGCCTGCTGGTGATATCTTCATTACTATCGGTGACTGGTACACACAAAACCATACG GCACTGAGAACTGCTCTTGATGCTGGAAAAGACCTTGGGATGCCAGATGGAGTTCTTATCAATGGAAAGGGACCTTATCAATACAATAATACCCTAGTACCTGATGGAATTCAGTATGAAACCATCAATGTTGATCCAG GAAAGACATACAGAATACGAGTGCACAACGTTGGTATTTCAACAAGTTTGAACTTTAGAATTCAGAATCACAATCTGGTTTTAGCTGAAACAGAGGGATATTATACAATGCAACAAAACTATACAAACTTAGACATTCATGTTGGACAGTCATATTCATTTCTTATTACCATGGATCAGAATGCCAGTAGTGATTACTACATCGTTGCAAGTGCGAGGTTTGTAAATGAATCACTTTGGCAAAGAGTTACTGGTGTTGCTGTCTTGCACTATTCCAACTCTAAAGGACCAGCAAGTGGTCCTCTCCCTGACCCTCCCAACGATTTTTATGACAAGACATGGTCGATGAACCAGGCATTGTCTATCAG GCAAAATGGATCTGCAAGTGGAGCTCGCCCTAATCCTCAGGGATCATTTCACTATGGTCAAATTAATGTCACTGATTTATACGTGATAAAGACTGTGCCACCACAGATAATTGGTGGGAAACTGCGAGCTACGCTGAATGGCATCTCATTTGCCAACCTTACTACACCAATCAGGCTTGCAGATAAGAACAATGTTAGAGGAGCCTATAAGCTTGATTTCCCCAATAAGCCACTTAATAGAACCCCCCGAACAGACATATCTGTCATCAATGCTACATATAAGGGTTTTATTGAAATCATTTTCCAGAACAATAACACCGCAGTGCAGAGTTTTCATTTGGATGGATATTCCTTTTTTTTGGTTGG GATGGGTTTTGGTGATTGGACTGAAAACAGCAGAAGTGCATATAATAAGTGGGATGCAATTACTCGAAGCACTACACAG GTTTTCCCAGGCGCATGGACAGCAGTGCTTGTCTCGCTTGACAATCCCGGAGTGTGGAATCTTAGAACTCAAAACCTTGATAGATGGTACCTTGGCCAAGAGACATATCTGAGAATCGTTAATCCAGAGGAGAGCGGTGAAACAGAGTTTGGTGTGCCCAATAATGTTCTGTATTGTGGTGCCTTAGCCAGCAGGCAGCA GGAACAGAAGCACTCTTCTGCAACATCAATTTCCAGGGGAAGTTCGAGGCTGCTCATCTCTCTGCTGGTGGCATTCTTCACTTTGGTTTGTACTTTTAGATGA